A segment of the Candidatus Protochlamydia naegleriophila genome:
ATGATGCGCCGCATGATTTTGAATGAAAATCTTCGCTCCGATGGACGCAAGTCAACCGAAATCCGTCAAATCGACGTCGAACAGAGTCTTCTTCCACGAGTCCATGGAAGCTCGTTATTTACAAGAGGTGAAACACAAGCCGTTGCCGTTTGTACTTTAGGCGGTGCAGGTATGGCTCAGCGTTTTGAAGATCTAGAAGGCGAAGGAAACCAGCGCTTCTACCTCCAATACTTTTTCCCCCCCTTCTCTGTTGGTGAAGTTGGACGCATTGGCGCTCCTGGAAGACGCGAAGTTGGTCATGGCAAGTTAGCTGAGCGGGCTTTAATGGCAGTCATTCCTCCAAAAGAGCAGTTCCCCTACACCATTCGCGTAGAGTCAAACATCACCGAATCTAATGGTTCTTCTTCAATGGCAACCGTTTGTGGTGGCTGCTTAGCTCTAATGGATGCTGGCGTGCCGGTTAAGCGCCCAGTCTCTGGAATCGCTATGGGACTTATTCTCGAAGGTGATCGCTATATTATCTTGTCTGACATCCTAGGAATTGAAGACGCTCTTGGCGATATGGATTTCAAAGTCACTGGAGACCACCAAGGAATTACGGCTTTCCAGATGGATATCAAAGTCGAAGGCATTACAATCGACATTATGAGAGCTGCACTGCAACAAGCAAAAGATGGACGTATCCACATCCTCAATAAGATGTTGGCCGTGTGCCCAACCTTTAAGGGGGAAATGTCTCGCTATGCTCCACGCATTGAAACCATTCAGATTAAGCCTAGTAAGATTGCAACAGTCATCGGACCGGGTGGAAAGCAAATCCGTGCAATCATCGAACAAACAGGTGTTCAAATCGACATCGATGATTCGGGCCTTGTAAGCATTGCTGCTAACGATTTAGATAGCATCGAAAAAGCTAAAGCCATCATCTATGGCTTGACAGCTGAAATTGAAATTGGAAGAGTCTATACTGGAAAAGCAACTTCTATTGCTCCATTCGGAGTATTCGTAGAAATCTTGCCAGGAAAAGAAGGTCTCTGCCACATTTCCGAGTTCGATGTCAGCCGCATCAATAACCTTGAAGACTTTGTCAAACAAGGTGATATTGTCACGGTAAAAGTTCTCGACATCAACGAAAGAGGACAGATTAAATTAAGCCGTAAAGCAACTTTACAAGCCCAATAGCGTCTATTTTTGTGAAAAACAGACCTTAAAAAGCAAGGGGTAATCAGGCATTGCCTGATTACCCCTTTTATCATACTCGCAAGACTCTAAAAGCGCTGGTCCCAGAACCA
Coding sequences within it:
- the pnp gene encoding polyribonucleotide nucleotidyltransferase, whose translation is MQRETISVQVGAQEIVFETGKIARQAGGAVVVRCGETIVFTSACAAPTADPETDFFPLRVDYQEKFSSAGKTLGGFIKREGRPTEREILVSRLIDRPLRPMFEEGYYNEVQILSYVWSYDGVHSPEPLAICGASAALVISDAPLIKPVGAVRVGFIDGRFVVNPTIEQQKLSKLDLMLAGTEEAVLMIEGFCDFLTEEQVLEAIETGHKSIKVICQALEQWKTKVGKAKNRETLRLLPKELYNDIEAIANPLLESALRIQQKQKREEALANVAKAVNDSLMPAGQEPKYPAQHISYALKDISSKMMRRMILNENLRSDGRKSTEIRQIDVEQSLLPRVHGSSLFTRGETQAVAVCTLGGAGMAQRFEDLEGEGNQRFYLQYFFPPFSVGEVGRIGAPGRREVGHGKLAERALMAVIPPKEQFPYTIRVESNITESNGSSSMATVCGGCLALMDAGVPVKRPVSGIAMGLILEGDRYIILSDILGIEDALGDMDFKVTGDHQGITAFQMDIKVEGITIDIMRAALQQAKDGRIHILNKMLAVCPTFKGEMSRYAPRIETIQIKPSKIATVIGPGGKQIRAIIEQTGVQIDIDDSGLVSIAANDLDSIEKAKAIIYGLTAEIEIGRVYTGKATSIAPFGVFVEILPGKEGLCHISEFDVSRINNLEDFVKQGDIVTVKVLDINERGQIKLSRKATLQAQ